The uncultured Desulfobulbus sp. genome window below encodes:
- a CDS encoding methyltransferase domain-containing protein, with amino-acid sequence MHSHQRKIIEQFTQQAVPFTQVAGHHDAIDLLIDLTRPVGKDTILDVACGPGIVTCAFANHCGHVTGLDLTPAMIKQAQKRQADQGMTNVTWKLGTCSPLPFADASFSMVITRYSFHHFLSPKEVLAEMIRVCRPGGKILVADVAISPNKSEPFDQMESMRDPSHVHALTTEEFDRLMYQSGLNEYHRAQYKVDIELEAQIKASYPLPGDAEKLRSMVTGDISVDRLGIAVERRNEQIWYSIPIAVYVGSKAS; translated from the coding sequence ATGCACTCACATCAACGAAAAATCATCGAACAGTTTACACAACAGGCAGTGCCGTTTACACAGGTGGCCGGACATCACGACGCCATTGACCTGCTGATTGATTTAACACGTCCTGTAGGCAAAGATACGATCTTGGATGTAGCCTGCGGGCCGGGGATAGTCACCTGCGCTTTCGCCAATCATTGTGGCCATGTTACCGGCCTGGACCTCACTCCGGCAATGATTAAACAAGCACAGAAAAGGCAAGCAGATCAAGGGATGACCAATGTCACCTGGAAGCTGGGCACCTGCTCTCCCCTGCCCTTTGCGGATGCAAGTTTTTCGATGGTCATTACCCGATACAGTTTTCATCATTTCCTCAGCCCCAAAGAGGTGTTGGCGGAGATGATACGGGTTTGCCGTCCAGGAGGTAAAATCCTGGTCGCCGATGTCGCCATCTCTCCCAACAAATCCGAGCCCTTTGATCAAATGGAGAGTATGCGCGATCCCTCTCATGTCCATGCATTGACAACGGAGGAATTTGACCGATTAATGTATCAATCGGGACTGAATGAGTATCATCGGGCCCAATACAAGGTCGACATCGAACTCGAAGCGCAGATTAAGGCGTCATATCCATTGCCGGGAGACGCGGAAAAATTGCGATCGATGGTTACCGGGGACATCAGCGTAGATCGCTTGGGTATTGCCGTAGAAAGGAGAAACGAGCAGATTTGGTATTCTATCCCCATCGCAGTCTATGTGGGCAGCAAGGCGAGTTGA
- a CDS encoding cupin domain-containing protein produces the protein MKIIDLATTNTFTEGAMKRFFLVEDSEHFKIINFNLDAGVTFPVHAHDLDGELSILVLEGEGYFLGSDQKTPAKAGDLLISQIREPHGVEATSKMRLLVTIAPPI, from the coding sequence ATGAAAATAATCGACCTCGCCACCACCAATACATTCACAGAGGGAGCCATGAAACGGTTTTTCCTCGTCGAAGATTCAGAGCATTTCAAAATCATAAATTTTAATCTCGATGCCGGTGTCACCTTCCCGGTTCATGCCCACGATCTTGATGGAGAATTATCCATCCTCGTTCTGGAAGGAGAGGGATATTTCCTGGGCAGTGACCAAAAAACACCGGCCAAAGCAGGAGACCTGCTCATCTCACAAATTCGTGAGCCACATGGGGTTGAAGCGACCTCCAAGATGCGACTGCTGGTGACCATCGCTCCTCCGATTTGA
- the norR gene encoding nitric oxide reductase transcriptional regulator NorR: MKRLETLSIIAQDLTAIFGAEDRYQRLLEALRLAIPFDSAALLRLDQGMLIPLASMGLKPNVTNTRFRLSEHPRLAIICSSKEPTLFSSDSSLPDPFDGLLEIDLESMQHIHACLGCPLWVREQLVGVLVFDAIDPDAFSQLPKQYIEVIASLASAQLQTVELFSSLEKEAQRQGMVAIDLMQDIQQQRGYEILGTSSEIKRLRQEIELVARSDFTILVLGETGVGKELVARSLHARSRRRDKPLLYLNCAALPTDLAESELFGHVKGAFTGAINDRVGKFELADGGTLFLDEVGELSHDIQAKLLRTLQEGEVQRIGSEKVQHVDVRLITATNRDLEKEVEAGNFRADLYHRLHVYPITVPPLRERLGDIPMLAEHFAQRAANKLRLGRVRIGGDASALLLRYHWPGNVRELDNVISRAVLKASANQRVGEVIVTPDFVSGDLDIPLSAQPKEGERKGLERQGERSFRAEVKAFKMQLIQQALASNQGNWSAAARELGMNRSNLHNLATRLGIRHKKMADEG, translated from the coding sequence ATGAAACGACTGGAAACCCTCTCTATCATCGCCCAAGATCTGACTGCAATCTTTGGTGCCGAAGACCGATATCAGCGACTGCTTGAAGCGCTTCGCTTGGCAATTCCTTTTGATTCTGCTGCGTTGCTTCGGCTTGATCAGGGGATGCTCATCCCCCTTGCTTCCATGGGCTTGAAGCCAAATGTTACCAATACGCGTTTTCGCCTGAGCGAACATCCTCGGCTTGCGATTATCTGCAGTTCCAAAGAACCGACACTTTTTTCAAGTGACAGCAGCTTGCCCGATCCCTTTGATGGCTTGCTGGAAATAGACTTGGAGAGCATGCAGCATATTCATGCCTGTCTTGGTTGCCCGTTATGGGTGCGAGAGCAGTTGGTTGGTGTCCTGGTTTTTGACGCGATTGATCCTGATGCTTTTAGTCAGCTGCCCAAGCAATACATTGAAGTGATTGCCTCGCTGGCCAGCGCCCAATTGCAGACAGTTGAGTTATTCTCTTCCCTGGAAAAAGAAGCTCAGCGCCAAGGAATGGTGGCGATTGATCTGATGCAGGATATTCAGCAGCAAAGAGGCTATGAGATCCTGGGCACCAGCTCTGAAATCAAGCGTTTGCGGCAGGAAATAGAGCTCGTGGCACGTTCTGATTTTACCATTCTTGTTCTAGGGGAGACCGGCGTGGGCAAAGAGCTTGTGGCAAGATCTCTTCACGCTCGGTCACGAAGGCGTGACAAACCGCTGCTGTATTTAAATTGTGCAGCTCTTCCAACCGATCTGGCTGAAAGTGAACTTTTTGGCCACGTCAAAGGTGCGTTTACTGGGGCAATAAACGATAGAGTCGGAAAGTTTGAATTGGCGGATGGCGGGACGCTTTTTTTGGATGAGGTTGGTGAACTCTCACACGATATTCAGGCCAAGTTGCTCAGAACTCTTCAGGAAGGGGAGGTGCAACGGATAGGCTCTGAAAAGGTTCAACATGTCGATGTGCGCCTGATCACCGCGACAAACCGAGACCTTGAAAAGGAGGTTGAAGCGGGCAATTTTCGAGCTGATCTCTATCACCGACTCCATGTCTACCCCATTACCGTACCGCCCTTGCGTGAGCGGCTTGGGGATATCCCCATGCTTGCCGAGCATTTTGCACAAAGAGCTGCCAATAAACTGCGGTTGGGCCGGGTACGCATCGGTGGTGATGCAAGCGCGCTGCTGCTACGGTATCATTGGCCAGGAAACGTGCGTGAGCTGGATAATGTGATTTCCCGAGCGGTACTCAAAGCCTCGGCCAATCAACGCGTTGGCGAGGTTATCGTGACGCCGGATTTTGTCAGCGGTGATCTGGATATCCCGCTTTCTGCCCAACCAAAAGAAGGTGAACGGAAGGGGCTGGAAAGACAGGGCGAACGTTCTTTCCGTGCCGAGGTCAAGGCCTTTAAAATGCAGCTTATCCAGCAGGCATTGGCGAGTAATCAGGGAAATTGGTCTGCGGCGGCTCGGGAGCTTGGTATGAACCGAAGTAATTTGCACAATCTGGCAACTCGATTGGGGATTCGTCACAAAAAAATGGCGGATGAAGGGTAA
- a CDS encoding ferredoxin — translation MKQQVRIDQEECLGCEACVEICPAVFAMNEALGKAFVKKESPEEEDCIEEAIASCPAGCISKE, via the coding sequence ATGAAACAACAAGTACGGATCGATCAGGAAGAGTGTCTTGGCTGTGAAGCGTGCGTTGAGATCTGCCCGGCAGTTTTTGCCATGAACGAGGCACTTGGCAAGGCATTTGTTAAAAAGGAATCCCCTGAGGAAGAAGACTGTATTGAGGAGGCTATCGCTTCATGTCCGGCAGGATGTATCAGTAAAGAATAA